A genome region from Methylobacterium sp. FF17 includes the following:
- a CDS encoding nucleoside/nucleotide kinase family protein translates to MAVDAHETWWPSTGRAGPHHAEPPPDPRVIDPVKAAQLRDLFGQSGWSGEGADLAILRALFCARIKDRTIGVPCWDDVQDYDRAHRPVGPKRFYVSTSFIHCRRYTESIDDAVRLIGSVLPAAGYRITAQLGAPPSAWLMWNDVTGRSHTVRSIPLALLAALFAELAARPEAAVTRREP, encoded by the coding sequence TTGGCCGTCGATGCACACGAGACGTGGTGGCCGTCGACCGGGCGGGCCGGGCCGCACCATGCGGAGCCGCCGCCCGACCCGCGCGTGATCGATCCCGTCAAGGCGGCCCAGCTGCGCGACCTGTTCGGGCAGAGCGGCTGGTCCGGGGAAGGCGCTGACCTGGCGATCTTGCGCGCCCTGTTCTGCGCCCGGATCAAGGACCGCACGATCGGCGTGCCCTGCTGGGACGACGTCCAGGATTATGACCGGGCGCACCGCCCGGTCGGACCGAAGCGGTTCTACGTGTCGACGAGCTTCATCCATTGCCGGCGCTACACCGAATCGATCGATGACGCCGTGCGGCTCATCGGGAGCGTGCTGCCGGCGGCCGGATATCGCATCACCGCCCAGTTGGGCGCCCCTCCCAGCGCTTGGCTCATGTGGAACGACGTGACGGGGCGGAGCCACACCGTCCGGTCCATCCCACTCGCGCTGCTCGCGGCCCTGTTCGCCGAACTGGCCGCGCGGCCCGAGGCGGCGGTCACGCGCCGCGAGCCCTGA
- a CDS encoding NfeD family protein yields the protein MIASFVEAIGPAWTWVLIGLVLMGTELVASGVFLLWLGLAALFTGLQLLLVPMPWQGQVLLFGGLSVAFAVVASRRTRAANTLNQGAQGLVGRDYPLSAPIVAGEGHIRVNDTVWRVTGPDAPLGARVRVTGVEGTLLTVVMSERPPTPA from the coding sequence GTGATCGCGTCGTTCGTCGAGGCGATCGGCCCCGCCTGGACCTGGGTCCTGATCGGCCTCGTGCTGATGGGAACCGAACTCGTCGCCTCGGGGGTGTTCCTGCTCTGGCTCGGCCTCGCCGCGCTGTTCACGGGGCTCCAACTCCTCCTCGTGCCGATGCCCTGGCAGGGACAGGTCCTGCTGTTCGGCGGCCTGTCGGTCGCCTTCGCGGTGGTGGCGAGCCGCCGGACCCGGGCGGCGAACACCCTGAACCAGGGCGCTCAGGGGCTGGTGGGTCGCGACTACCCCCTCTCGGCCCCCATCGTGGCCGGCGAGGGTCACATCCGCGTCAACGACACGGTCTGGCGCGTCACCGGACCGGATGCGCCGCTGGGCGCGCGGGTGCGGGTGACGGGGGTGGAGGGCACGCTGCTCACCGTGGTGATGTCTGAGAGGCCCCCGACGCCGGCCTGA
- a CDS encoding SPFH domain-containing protein, with the protein MDFSAGVSIAAVVLVVLVVVTLGIGINIVPQGHVYTVERFGKYHRSLESGLGLIAPYIERIGRRVNVMEQVIDVPSQEAFTRDNAGVRIDAVVFYQVLDAARASYEVSNLEVAVMTLTMTNIRTVVGSMDLDQLLSHRDEINERLLRVMDAAASPWGVKMTRIEIKDIVPPADLAGAMARQMKAEREKRASVLEAEGHRQAEILRAEGRKQSAILEAEGRKEAAFRDAEARERGAEAEAQATRLVSEAIAQGDLAAANFLVAEKYVEAIKAIATAPNQRVVVVPIEAAALAGTLGGIAEITRSVFGEGAQARKSGGLPPNVGGGTR; encoded by the coding sequence ATGGACTTTTCCGCAGGTGTGAGCATCGCAGCAGTGGTGCTGGTGGTGCTCGTGGTGGTGACGCTGGGCATCGGCATCAACATCGTGCCCCAGGGCCACGTCTACACCGTGGAGCGGTTCGGCAAGTACCATCGCAGCCTGGAGTCCGGGCTGGGGCTGATCGCGCCCTATATCGAGCGCATCGGCCGGCGCGTGAACGTGATGGAGCAGGTCATCGACGTGCCGAGCCAGGAGGCCTTCACCCGCGACAATGCCGGGGTGCGGATCGACGCGGTGGTGTTCTATCAGGTGCTCGATGCGGCCCGCGCCTCCTACGAGGTCTCGAATCTCGAGGTCGCGGTGATGACCCTGACCATGACGAACATCCGCACCGTGGTCGGCTCCATGGATCTCGACCAGCTCCTCTCACACCGCGACGAGATCAACGAGCGCCTGCTGCGGGTGATGGATGCGGCGGCCTCGCCCTGGGGCGTGAAGATGACCCGCATCGAGATCAAGGACATCGTGCCCCCCGCCGATCTCGCCGGTGCGATGGCCCGGCAGATGAAGGCCGAGCGCGAGAAGCGTGCCTCGGTCCTGGAGGCGGAAGGCCACCGGCAGGCGGAGATCCTGCGCGCGGAAGGGCGCAAGCAATCGGCCATCCTGGAGGCCGAGGGGCGCAAGGAAGCCGCCTTCCGCGATGCGGAGGCCCGCGAGCGCGGGGCGGAGGCCGAGGCGCAGGCGACCCGGCTCGTCAGCGAGGCCATCGCCCAGGGCGACCTCGCGGCGGCGAATTTCCTGGTCGCCGAGAAGTACGTGGAGGCGATCAAGGCCATCGCCACGGCGCCGAACCAGCGCGTGGTGGTGGTGCCGATCGAGGCGGCCGCGCTCGCCGGTACGCTCGGCGGCATCGCCGAGATCACCCGCAGCGTCTTCGGCGAAGGGGCCCAGGCCCGCAAGAGTGGCGGCCTGCCGCCGAATGTCGGCGGAGGCACCCGGTGA
- a CDS encoding thermonuclease family protein: protein MDERNPPPPAEARRAAPTPDQEALRARVAEEVGRQGVYPVAQRTLALLAEAALVPTPGEPGYRVVDRAGSLRFVTGAEGGPVPMDLAALFAELRARHPALFLPPPPEPEPVPEPPPEPTEDFRAATARFVGAQSVLARSLVSRTTERGRAFAATISERAAALRPRPAATEPAPGDGAGPSRGVPGRLREGARGATGYARGRIADTVSRLREVTRDRNTLRDAISRPAVTLGLGAVALVALLAILTGRSGNEEEPAPAETRSQAQAQPPAATAPPSAPDMSPAPPDESPPKPARANEISGPVEVIDTATLRVGGKLVRLFGVEWVRGGQADELTRYLSGRNVTCQPVAGSEARLCSVDGRDLSEVVLFNGGGRASPEATPDLVAAEDRARAERLGVWAR, encoded by the coding sequence TTGGATGAACGGAATCCACCCCCGCCCGCCGAGGCGCGACGGGCCGCGCCGACACCGGACCAGGAAGCCCTCCGCGCGCGCGTCGCCGAGGAAGTCGGGCGCCAGGGCGTCTACCCCGTCGCTCAACGGACGCTCGCCCTGTTGGCGGAGGCGGCACTCGTCCCCACCCCGGGGGAACCAGGTTACCGCGTGGTCGACCGGGCGGGATCTCTGCGCTTCGTGACCGGAGCCGAGGGCGGACCGGTGCCGATGGACCTCGCGGCCCTGTTCGCCGAACTGCGCGCGCGGCACCCCGCCCTGTTCCTGCCGCCGCCTCCCGAGCCGGAGCCGGTGCCCGAGCCACCGCCCGAACCGACCGAGGATTTCCGGGCCGCCACCGCCCGCTTCGTCGGGGCGCAGTCGGTCCTGGCCCGCTCCCTGGTGTCACGCACGACCGAGCGCGGACGCGCCTTCGCCGCCACGATCTCCGAGCGCGCGGCCGCCCTGCGCCCGCGCCCGGCCGCCACCGAGCCGGCTCCGGGGGACGGGGCGGGACCGTCCCGGGGCGTCCCCGGCCGCCTGCGCGAAGGCGCGCGCGGCGCCACCGGCTACGCCCGGGGCCGGATCGCCGACACCGTGTCCCGCCTGCGCGAGGTCACCCGCGACCGCAACACCCTGCGCGACGCCATCTCCCGCCCCGCCGTGACGCTGGGGCTCGGAGCCGTGGCCCTCGTCGCCCTGCTGGCGATCCTCACCGGTCGGAGCGGCAACGAGGAGGAGCCGGCGCCGGCCGAGACCCGAAGCCAGGCCCAGGCTCAGCCGCCCGCCGCGACAGCCCCGCCGAGCGCGCCGGACATGAGCCCGGCGCCCCCCGATGAGAGCCCGCCCAAGCCCGCCCGGGCCAACGAGATCAGCGGACCCGTGGAGGTCATCGACACCGCCACCCTGCGGGTGGGCGGCAAGCTCGTGCGCTTGTTCGGGGTGGAGTGGGTGCGCGGCGGACAGGCCGACGAACTCACCCGGTATCTCTCCGGGCGCAACGTCACCTGCCAGCCCGTCGCGGGCAGCGAGGCCCGGCTCTGCTCGGTGGACGGGCGGGACCTGTCGGAGGTGGTGCTGTTCAACGGCGGCGGCCGCGCCTCGCCGGAGGCGACACCCGACCTCGTCGCGGCCGAGGACCGCGCGCGCGCCGAGCGCCTCGGCGTCTGGGCGCGCTGA
- a CDS encoding lipid kinase: MSASSQQGPRKALLLVNPNARNGSFSLDEVRDVLRQGGIEPFEPKGEADCTAVIKRHAEGCDLVILGGGDGTLNAAAPALVETGLPLGILPLGTANDLARSLGLPVDPVEAARLITTEEARPADLGCVNGHFYFNVASIGFSADLAGDLTAESKKTWGTLGYGIAAIRVLRRMRPFTVYIEHDGQTETVRTIQVSVGNGRHYGGGMTVEETATVDDGKLDFYSLEVAHWWRLLMLLPALRRGTQGKAADVRAFSTTEIVVKTKKPRPVNTDGELSTYTPAHFKVLPKAVRIFSPAPGDRPGVAAGVQAPAA, from the coding sequence ATGAGCGCCTCGTCCCAGCAGGGGCCGCGCAAGGCGCTGCTCCTCGTCAACCCGAACGCCCGGAACGGGAGCTTCTCCCTGGATGAGGTCCGCGACGTCTTGCGCCAGGGCGGCATCGAGCCCTTCGAGCCGAAGGGCGAGGCCGACTGCACCGCCGTGATCAAGCGCCACGCCGAGGGATGCGACCTCGTCATCCTGGGTGGGGGCGACGGCACCCTGAACGCGGCGGCGCCCGCCCTCGTCGAGACGGGCCTGCCCCTCGGCATCCTGCCGCTCGGCACCGCCAACGACCTCGCCCGCTCGCTGGGCCTGCCCGTGGACCCGGTCGAGGCCGCCCGCCTCATCACCACCGAGGAGGCGCGGCCCGCCGACCTCGGCTGCGTCAACGGACACTTCTACTTCAACGTCGCCAGCATCGGCTTCTCGGCGGATCTGGCCGGCGACCTCACCGCCGAATCGAAGAAGACCTGGGGCACCCTCGGCTACGGCATCGCGGCGATCCGGGTGCTGCGGCGGATGCGGCCCTTCACCGTCTATATCGAGCATGACGGGCAGACCGAGACGGTGCGCACCATCCAGGTCTCGGTGGGCAACGGACGGCACTACGGCGGCGGCATGACGGTGGAGGAGACCGCCACGGTCGATGACGGCAAGCTCGATTTCTACAGCCTGGAGGTTGCCCACTGGTGGCGCCTGCTGATGCTGCTGCCGGCCCTGCGCCGGGGCACCCAGGGCAAGGCGGCGGATGTGCGGGCCTTCAGCACCACCGAGATCGTTGTGAAGACGAAGAAGCCGCGCCCGGTGAACACCGATGGGGAACTCTCCACCTACACCCCGGCGCACTTCAAGGTGCTGCCCAAGGCGGTGCGGATCTTCAGCCCCGCCCCCGGCGATCGACCCGGCGTCGCGGCCGGCGTTCAGGCGCCGGCAGCCTGA
- a CDS encoding TerC family protein: MDSLIQLASDPTAWVALATLVVMEVVLGIDNLIFISILTNKLPPEHQQKARRIGIGLALVLRLGLLATIAYIVALTQPVFEVFGKGFSWRDLILIAGGLFLLWKATKEIHHSVDPDPQDTVPGSGKVSLGFAAAIGQILVLDLVFSIDSIITAVGMTEHVPIMVIAVIAAVSVMLLAADPLSRFIAANPTVVMLALGFLIMIGMTLIAEGFGAHVPKGYIYTAMAFSAGVEGLNMVARRRKRAQSGTMTKP; encoded by the coding sequence GTGGACAGCCTGATTCAACTCGCTAGCGACCCGACAGCCTGGGTGGCCCTCGCCACCCTGGTGGTGATGGAGGTCGTGCTCGGCATCGACAACCTCATCTTCATCTCGATCCTCACCAACAAGCTGCCGCCCGAGCACCAGCAGAAGGCCCGCCGCATCGGCATCGGCCTCGCCCTCGTCCTGCGCCTCGGGCTGCTCGCCACCATCGCGTACATCGTCGCCCTGACGCAGCCGGTCTTCGAGGTCTTCGGCAAGGGCTTCTCCTGGCGCGACCTCATCCTCATCGCCGGTGGCCTCTTCCTGCTGTGGAAGGCCACCAAGGAGATCCACCACAGCGTCGACCCCGACCCGCAGGACACGGTTCCGGGGAGCGGCAAGGTCAGCCTCGGCTTCGCCGCGGCGATCGGTCAGATCCTCGTCCTCGACCTCGTGTTCTCCATCGACAGCATCATCACCGCGGTGGGCATGACGGAACACGTGCCGATCATGGTCATCGCCGTGATCGCGGCGGTCTCCGTGATGCTGCTGGCCGCCGACCCGCTCTCGCGCTTCATCGCCGCCAACCCGACCGTGGTGATGCTGGCGCTCGGCTTTCTCATCATGATCGGCATGACGCTGATCGCGGAGGGCTTCGGGGCGCATGTGCCGAAGGGCTACATCTACACCGCCATGGCCTTCTCGGCGGGCGTCGAGGGGCTGAACATGGTGGCTCGTCGGCGCAAGCGAGCCCAGTCTGGGACGATGACCAAACCGTGA
- a CDS encoding acid phosphatase yields MARLPFVLTLLAAAAPLLALPSAAQAQDAPQKPASAPSVGTAPLTPDKPARAPYLTDAQAPDTVAILAAPPRGHSASEAADKAAFNATRSLKGSPRWALATTDVADGASAILDDFACVIGQRIDQSRAPALMTLLERTRLDIARATRAPKLHYRRLRPFVGNEAEICVIRTSELSNAFSFPSSHATQAWTYASIMATLMPEKATQFFVRARSYGESRVVCGLHWLSDIEAGRTTASAVYATLQGDPGFRSDLEKARTELGKLISAGGAQPDRAVCAREEAAAREPIL; encoded by the coding sequence ATGGCCCGCCTGCCCTTCGTCCTGACCCTCCTCGCCGCCGCCGCGCCTCTGCTGGCCTTGCCCTCGGCGGCACAGGCCCAGGACGCGCCGCAGAAACCGGCCTCCGCCCCCTCCGTGGGCACGGCGCCCCTGACGCCGGACAAGCCCGCGCGCGCGCCCTACCTCACCGACGCGCAGGCCCCCGATACCGTGGCGATCCTCGCAGCCCCGCCGCGTGGGCACTCGGCCTCCGAGGCTGCCGACAAGGCCGCCTTCAACGCCACCCGATCGCTCAAGGGCAGCCCCCGCTGGGCGCTGGCCACCACGGACGTGGCGGACGGGGCCTCGGCGATCCTCGATGATTTCGCCTGCGTGATCGGTCAGCGCATCGACCAGTCCCGGGCGCCGGCGCTGATGACGCTGCTGGAGCGCACGCGCCTCGACATCGCCCGGGCGACCCGCGCGCCGAAGCTGCATTACCGCCGCCTGCGTCCCTTCGTGGGCAACGAGGCGGAGATCTGCGTGATCCGCACCTCGGAACTCAGCAACGCCTTCAGCTTCCCCTCCAGCCACGCGACCCAGGCCTGGACCTACGCTTCGATCATGGCCACGCTGATGCCCGAGAAGGCGACGCAGTTCTTCGTCCGAGCCCGCTCCTATGGCGAGAGCCGCGTCGTCTGCGGCCTCCACTGGCTGAGCGACATCGAGGCCGGGCGCACCACGGCGAGCGCGGTCTACGCCACCCTCCAGGGCGATCCGGGATTTCGAAGCGATCTGGAGAAGGCCCGCACCGAACTCGGCAAGCTGATCTCCGCCGGCGGTGCGCAGCCCGACCGCGCCGTCTGCGCACGCGAGGAGGCCGCGGCCCGCGAGCCGATCCTGTAG
- a CDS encoding anti-sigma factor family protein, producing MEPTAMIDPITENDLTAYVDGQLDGLRRLDVEAYLARNPETAALIMADLHDRDALCQAFAALPGAGPERNRAAARRLDRTLAWRRFGDRLRRAAVIALLVGTGWLAHSDGPFFGVPDTFASPVDPALVADARHAREAAQVRFRIASQRALAGSYDRDGIRAATGIALPDLPAEWTVRDVQIVPARTGTGVEVMIDAGTLGEVSLFATRGPDANVAPSVIASPGDGETAYWTAARTAYALSGGRDQVGLTNAARRLAGHEAEKL from the coding sequence ATGGAACCGACCGCGATGATCGACCCGATCACCGAGAACGACCTCACCGCCTACGTGGACGGGCAGCTCGACGGGCTGCGCCGCCTCGATGTCGAAGCCTACCTCGCGCGCAATCCCGAGACCGCCGCGCTGATCATGGCCGATCTGCACGATCGCGACGCCCTGTGTCAGGCCTTCGCCGCCCTGCCGGGCGCCGGCCCCGAGCGCAACCGGGCCGCCGCCCGGCGTCTCGACCGCACCCTGGCCTGGCGCCGGTTCGGCGACCGCCTGCGCCGCGCCGCCGTCATCGCCCTGCTGGTCGGGACGGGATGGCTCGCACATTCGGACGGTCCCTTCTTCGGCGTGCCCGACACCTTCGCCTCGCCCGTCGACCCCGCCCTGGTGGCCGATGCCCGCCACGCCCGCGAGGCGGCGCAGGTGCGCTTCCGGATCGCCTCGCAGCGTGCCCTGGCGGGCTCCTACGATCGCGACGGAATCCGGGCGGCCACCGGCATCGCCCTGCCAGACCTGCCGGCGGAGTGGACCGTGCGTGACGTGCAGATCGTGCCCGCCCGCACCGGAACGGGTGTCGAGGTGATGATCGATGCCGGCACGCTCGGCGAGGTCTCGCTCTTCGCCACGCGCGGGCCCGACGCCAACGTGGCGCCGAGCGTGATCGCGAGCCCCGGCGACGGGGAGACCGCCTACTGGACCGCCGCCCGCACGGCCTACGCGCTCAGCGGCGGCCGCGATCAGGTCGGACTCACGAACGCGGCGCGCCGTCTCGCGGGGCACGAGGCCGAGAAGCTCTGA
- a CDS encoding sigma-70 family RNA polymerase sigma factor, producing the protein MTTEPSRPGPTSIVDLLVPLRRYARALTRDTLRADDLVHDALVRALESGQAARPNTNLRTWMMTVLHNVFIDEQRRKRVEARHADTLVQMSDEVTPPSQEAQVRLGQIRRAFLTLPEEQRAALHLVTLEGMAYADAAAVLGIPIGTLMSRLGRGRAALRAFEEGERTPERPGGSVAERRQRLATERPRLRLVAQDDAESAFPSRPGRAVGDT; encoded by the coding sequence ATGACGACAGAACCCAGCCGGCCCGGCCCCACCTCCATCGTCGACCTGCTCGTGCCGCTGCGGCGCTACGCCCGCGCGCTGACCCGCGACACCCTCCGAGCCGACGACCTCGTCCACGACGCCCTGGTGCGGGCCCTCGAGTCGGGGCAGGCGGCACGGCCGAACACCAACCTGCGCACCTGGATGATGACGGTCCTGCACAACGTCTTCATCGACGAGCAGCGCCGCAAGCGGGTCGAGGCCCGCCACGCCGACACGCTGGTCCAGATGAGCGACGAGGTGACGCCGCCCTCGCAGGAGGCGCAGGTCCGCCTCGGCCAGATCCGCCGCGCCTTCCTTACCCTGCCGGAGGAGCAGCGCGCCGCCCTTCACCTCGTGACTCTCGAGGGCATGGCCTACGCGGATGCGGCGGCCGTGCTCGGCATTCCCATCGGCACGCTGATGTCGCGCCTCGGCCGGGGCCGCGCCGCGTTGCGGGCCTTCGAGGAGGGCGAGCGCACCCCCGAGCGACCGGGCGGCAGCGTCGCCGAGCGCCGCCAGCGCCTCGCCACCGAGCGTCCCCGCCTGCGTCTCGTGGCGCAGGACGACGCCGAAAGCGCGTTTCCGTCACGGCCCGGCCGGGCCGTCGGCGACACCTGA
- a CDS encoding patatin-like phospholipase family protein has protein sequence MLDPDQEPPVDSLIDVPVEHDLPMRPSANTRVMAGPRAEKTVALALQGGGAHGAFTWGVLDALIEDGRLGFEAITGASAGAMNAVVMVDGWLEDGPEGARRALGRFWREVSLDGDLWPSQRKALSGVFEFWANNPVVEFWSRAFRTSPYASNPLNYNPLRKVLAAQVDFERLRAADTAGVFVSATNVWTGKLAVFEREALNVDHLMASACLPTVFQAVEIDGVPYWDGGYLGNPPLYPLYRGAETRDIVLVQINPVERRETPRTPQEIQDRLNEITFNANLMRELRAIDFVDHLIEEGVLGRGEYKSQYVHRIDGTGALDDYQASSRLDARWRVFERLRDKGRGAARAWLADNYEGIGRACTLDLEATYR, from the coding sequence ATGCTCGATCCGGATCAGGAACCGCCGGTCGATTCCCTCATCGACGTTCCGGTCGAGCACGACCTGCCGATGCGCCCCTCCGCCAACACGCGCGTCATGGCGGGGCCGCGCGCGGAGAAGACGGTGGCGCTGGCCCTCCAGGGCGGCGGCGCGCACGGCGCCTTCACCTGGGGCGTCCTCGACGCGCTGATCGAGGACGGGCGCCTCGGCTTCGAGGCGATCACGGGGGCGAGTGCGGGCGCCATGAACGCCGTCGTGATGGTGGATGGCTGGCTGGAGGACGGTCCCGAGGGCGCGCGCCGGGCCCTCGGGCGGTTCTGGCGCGAGGTCAGCCTCGACGGCGACCTCTGGCCCTCGCAACGCAAGGCCCTGAGCGGCGTGTTCGAGTTCTGGGCGAACAATCCCGTGGTGGAGTTCTGGAGCCGGGCGTTCCGGACCAGCCCCTACGCGTCGAACCCGCTGAACTACAATCCCCTGCGCAAGGTCCTGGCCGCGCAGGTGGATTTCGAGCGCCTGCGCGCGGCCGACACGGCGGGCGTGTTCGTCTCCGCCACCAATGTGTGGACGGGCAAGCTCGCGGTGTTCGAGCGCGAGGCGCTCAACGTCGACCACCTCATGGCCTCGGCCTGCCTGCCCACCGTGTTCCAGGCGGTGGAGATCGACGGCGTGCCGTACTGGGATGGCGGCTACCTCGGCAACCCGCCCCTCTACCCGCTCTATCGCGGCGCCGAGACCCGCGACATCGTCCTCGTTCAGATCAACCCGGTGGAGCGCCGCGAGACGCCGCGCACCCCGCAGGAGATCCAGGACCGCCTCAACGAAATCACCTTCAACGCCAACCTCATGCGCGAATTGCGCGCCATCGACTTCGTCGATCACCTCATCGAGGAGGGGGTGCTGGGACGGGGCGAATACAAGTCGCAATACGTCCACCGGATCGACGGGACCGGCGCCCTCGACGACTACCAGGCCTCCTCGCGCCTCGACGCCCGCTGGCGGGTGTTCGAGCGCCTGCGCGACAAGGGGCGCGGCGCCGCCCGGGCCTGGCTCGCGGACAACTATGAGGGGATCGGCCGCGCCTGTACCCTCGACCTCGAAGCGACCTATCGTTGA
- the ispG gene encoding flavodoxin-dependent (E)-4-hydroxy-3-methylbut-2-enyl-diphosphate synthase, with product MDIMDATPVNPIAGTGPEIAGPSPRHRTVGVTIGSGEGAVTVGGGAPIVVQSMTNTDTADIDGTVAQVAQLARAGSELVRITVDRDEAAAAVPKIRERLDRIGVHVPLVGDFHYIGHKLLSDHPACAEALAKYRINPGNVGFKEKKDTQFSTIIEQAVRYGKTVRIGANWGSLDEALLTHLMDENARSPRPIDARAVMREAMVQSALTSAERAVELGLPKDRIILSAKVSAVQDLIAVYREVARRSDFAIHLGLTEAGMGSKGLVAASAAIGVLLQEGIGDTIRYSLTPEPGGDRTVEVKASQELLQTMGFRTFVPLVAACPGCGRTTSTTFQELARDIQNWIVNSMPEWKKAYPGVEGLNVAVMGCIVNGPGESKHADIGISLPGTGETPTAPVFIDGKKAMTLRGPTLAKDFETVVTDYIERRFGSGARTAAE from the coding sequence ATGGACATCATGGACGCCACTCCCGTCAACCCGATCGCCGGCACCGGACCCGAGATCGCAGGCCCGAGCCCCCGGCACCGCACCGTCGGCGTCACCATCGGGTCGGGCGAGGGTGCCGTGACCGTGGGCGGCGGCGCGCCGATCGTCGTCCAGTCGATGACCAACACCGACACCGCCGACATCGACGGCACGGTGGCGCAGGTGGCCCAGCTCGCCCGCGCCGGCTCCGAGCTCGTGCGCATCACCGTCGACCGCGACGAGGCGGCGGCCGCCGTCCCCAAGATCCGCGAGCGCCTGGACCGCATCGGCGTGCACGTGCCGCTGGTGGGCGACTTCCACTACATCGGCCACAAGCTCCTTTCCGACCATCCGGCCTGCGCCGAGGCGCTGGCCAAGTACCGGATCAACCCGGGCAACGTCGGCTTCAAGGAGAAGAAGGACACCCAGTTCTCCACCATCATCGAGCAGGCGGTCCGCTACGGGAAGACCGTGCGCATCGGGGCGAACTGGGGTTCGCTGGACGAGGCGCTCCTCACCCACCTCATGGACGAGAACGCCCGCTCGCCCCGGCCCATCGATGCCCGCGCGGTGATGCGCGAGGCCATGGTGCAGTCGGCCCTGACCTCGGCCGAGCGCGCCGTGGAACTCGGCCTGCCGAAGGACCGGATCATCCTCTCCGCCAAGGTCTCGGCGGTGCAGGACCTCATCGCGGTCTATCGCGAGGTGGCGCGCCGCTCGGACTTCGCCATCCACCTCGGCCTCACGGAAGCCGGCATGGGTTCGAAGGGCCTGGTGGCGGCATCGGCCGCCATCGGCGTGCTGCTGCAGGAAGGCATCGGCGACACGATCCGCTACTCGCTCACCCCCGAGCCCGGCGGCGACCGCACCGTCGAGGTGAAGGCGAGCCAGGAACTCCTCCAGACCATGGGGTTCCGGACCTTCGTGCCCCTCGTCGCCGCCTGCCCGGGCTGCGGCCGCACCACCTCGACCACGTTCCAGGAACTCGCCCGCGACATCCAGAACTGGATCGTCAACTCGATGCCCGAGTGGAAGAAGGCCTATCCCGGCGTCGAGGGCCTCAATGTCGCGGTGATGGGCTGCATCGTGAACGGCCCCGGCGAATCGAAGCATGCCGATATCGGCATCTCCCTTCCCGGCACGGGTGAGACCCCGACCGCCCCGGTCTTCATCGACGGCAAGAAGGCCATGACCCTGCGCGGGCCGACGCTGGCCAAGGATTTCGAGACCGTGGTGACCGACTACATCGAGCGTCGCTTCGGCTCGGGTGCCCGCACCGCCGCCGAATAA